A window of the Lactuca sativa cultivar Salinas chromosome 5, Lsat_Salinas_v11, whole genome shotgun sequence genome harbors these coding sequences:
- the LOC111911752 gene encoding uncharacterized protein LOC111911752, whose translation MRSSASAGEVEDVPELMQRIQSWLPVKEAARTSVLSKSWLHAWSTIPTLIFSVGRERCMNLVYVDRVLYRYLRDNIPIERFDLMIDVENQESASHAEKWMGPVANKTCLKEFSLSITLNGASFTLPDEILSGENLTKITVSGTTGGRVPMTTSQHPVIKCVSLRELHLDCVCISEEALNHILSSCSLLVKIVLFNSCNGFNTIKVKNLPRLYELRINLNAVDSTALEISDVPNLGLFSYELDVRFWLHDHPPPPFNASSISLGRSVTHLTLAGVITDNACLDIFKSQFPFLQSLTLYLTSWMLGSFHLTCPSIKILFLLSCPAMVIDVQVYAPKLLYFHLSGCILPSLLFPLSSLQHFKVSLMLRLPVDADFFLMMREAFELSRLCYLHISTDNSIPPLDIDIDDLRTRLLLPPATNMQELWFETDEDEGLWERSPFFDAFFEICHPKQVFPQPDVSFKQNNHFCRLMLREVLEKKNTRTAYWPHYLKHVQIRWDPHKKWKALTNSHRSLLDGSIPDLYPEFKLKWR comes from the coding sequence ATGAGAAGCAGTGCCAGTGCAGGGGAAGTGGAAGATGTTCCGGAGTTGATGCAGCGTATACAATCATGGTTGCCGGTAAAAGAAGCAGCCCGCACAAGCGTGTTGTCCAAGTCATGGCTGCACGCTTGGTCAACCATCCCTACCCTCATCTTCAGTGTTGGAAGAGAAAGATGCATGAATTTGGTGTATGTGGACCGCGTTCTATACAGGTATCTCCGTGACAACATACCAATCGAAAGGTTTGACCTTATGATCGACGTGGAGAACCAGGAGTCAGCTTCTCATGCTGAAAAATGGATGGGGCCCGTGGCAAACAAAACTTGTCTCAAAGAGTTTTCCCTCTCAATCACCCTTAATGGTGCCTCGTTTACGTTGCCAGATGAGATACTCTCGGGTGAAAACCTAACTAAGATAACAGTTTCAGGTACGACTGGGGGCCGTGTTCCGATGACGACTAGCCAGCATCCTGTGATCAAGTGTGTGTCCCTACGAGAACTGCACTTGGATTGTGTATGCATAAGTGAAGAGGCACTTAATCACATATTGTCGTCTTGTAGCTTGCTTGTTAAGATAGTGCTTTTCAATTCTTGCAATGGGTTCAACACCATCAAGGTTAAAAACCTTCCTCGTCTTTATGAATTACGAATAAATTTAAATGCTGTAGACTCTACTGCTTTGGAAATCAGTGATGTCCCAAATCTTGGCCTGTTTAGCTACGAACTAGATGTACGATTTTGGCTGCACGATCACCCCCCTCCTCCATTCAACGCCTCTTCAATATCATTAGGAAGAAGCGTGACACACTTAACGTTAGCTGGTGTGATAACGGACAATGCGTGTCTTGACATCTTCAAATCGCAATTTCCTTTTCTCCAGAGTTTGACACTTTATTTGACATCTTGGATGTTGGGAAGCTTCCATTTAACATGTCCTTCCATCAAAATATTGTTCTTGCTGTCGTGCCCAGCCATGGTTATCGATGTACAAGTTTATGCTCCAAAATTACTTTATTTCCATCTTTCTGGCTGCATATTGCCTAGTCTTCTGTTTCCACTCTCGTCTCTTCAGCATTTCAAGGTTTCACTCATGCTCCGGCTTCCTGTTGATGCAGACTTTTTTCTTATGATGAGGGAAGCATTCGAGTTATCACGCTTGTGCTACCTTCATATATCAACTGACAACTCTATTCCACCATTGGATATTGACATCGATGATCTACGAACAAGGCTCCTGCTTCCTCCTGCTACTAACATGCAAGAACTGTGGTTTGAAACGGATGAGGACGAAGGCCTGTGGGAGCGATCTCCATTTTTTGATGCATTCTTTGAGATTTGCCATCCCAAGCAAGTATTTCCACAGCCAGATGTTTCCTTCAAGCAAAACAATCACTTTTGCAGGCTTATgttgagggaggtattggagaaaAAGAATACTAGAACTGCGTATTGGCCTCATTACCTGAAACATGTTCAAATAAGATGGGATCCTCATAAAAAATGGAAAGCCCTAACAAATTCTCACAGAAGCTTGCTAGACGGGTCGATTCCTGATCTCTATCCCGAGTTCAAACTAAAGTGGCGTTAA